agtaacaatttgatgagAATGTTGATAATAAAATCTATCTTTCGAGGAGTCCTTTGGAGTTGATTACTTTATACATAGTAGACAAGGCtatttttttcacttcaaaatagatttggaCAATTCGAAGCATGTGAAagtatttttgattttctatttagcggtaaaaactaagatcactagatgatgaaaacttgaaaaaatattgccttaatgttaaatgttccttaaagcataataatcaattcgatattgatggtttaaatttattttgggaattaaaaatatcaagaaaaatagtacaattagaagataacagtttaattgatacactCGGTCAAATAAAAAAATTGATTGTTTTTCCAATGCCTATATTACTTATGGAATAATATTAATAACTCTTGTTTCCGTCGTTTGAGcggaaaaaaaatttcaaaattaaaattgataaaatctcacCTAAGATCAACAATGTCTCAATAAAGATTAAATGGTTTAGCTATATTGTCAATTAAGAAAgacttattaggagttattgattattagaaaattattaataactttgtgTCTAAGAAACGCtagaaaaatagacttcaaataaataaataaataaataaataaataaatttttataaaaaaattaagGTCCATCATAAAGTTTGACTTTAGGCCACAACACTCGTCGGGCCGCCCCTATTTGAGAGCTTATATGGGGCATAGTTCTTTATTTATCGAATTAGCTAAATAGGATTAACTATTATTATTTTCAAGAACTTacatttttttaacttttattttataatttaaacataattttttaataatatttatgtattttttaatattttaagttCTCAAGATGGGGTACACGCGCAACGTGCGTATCATaagactagttatattaaaagcacgaaggcccttagcgaaatgttgttTGCCTTTTTTACCCTCTAAAAATTAATTTTACAATAGACAAAATTGTAATTTAACTATTTTACGAACATTTAAGATTTGAAATCAATTATATTCCTTTTACTACGtatatctttccttatttgaattgttATAGTATAGAAAGTCATAATATTTAGAACTCTAAAATTAACTTATTTAAATACCTTATTTGACTAGGAATGATTTAATTTAAGTTGTTATATTAAAGGGAGGAAATACGAACACGTTTCTTACTAAAGATTCTTTATAGAGATGGATTCATCCTTGTGCCTCCCATAACTTTTAGCATACTTTCAGTTTTTTTTCCACCCACATATGCGGAAGCTGGAAGGATGTTTTCATCCAGAAAGATGCTAAACTTGTGATTTTATTCTCCATGCATCAGAATTAAAGAATCACTCCAATTTCTTTACCCTTCGTAATAGTCGTAAGACAGGGGATTAGATTATCACAAGTTTACGACAAGGATCCAATGAGTATACATGTCCCTTCTACTTCTTACAGTAACTAATTCAATTGTTTTGACTCTGAACATTAATATGTGAAAGTCATCCATTGATGTCATTAAAAGGTGTATGTAAAAATAACTTTAATCTGCTTCATACTCACCAGATTCTTTTTTTACATAGGATCATTAGTCTTTTTGGTGGATGAACAATGATATTGAAGATTCAGAAATCCAAGAGGCCAAGAGGTAGAAGTTATAAAAGCAATTTTCAGTATCGCAGGCTACAAGGAATCTCATGTATTTTGAGTTTTGGGTTTGAGATTTGTATTTTGTCATTTAAATCTTCTTCACAATTTTACAATAGATTTTTTACAGAAGTTCTTAGAAATATCTTTTCTTCCAAGGCTTCTTTTCTGCTTTGTCCATGGTACTTAAACTTAATTTTTCAATGTAATTCAAGTAGGTTTTACTTTGCCGGTTCAATCTCAACGGTATACAAGGTGTCTGGTTATCCGAGTTTTGTTGCTCATGCCTCAGATATTACAATTGATTTTGAAAACCAAGAGGAGGGGTACCGAGAATTTAGAACTGAAACGGATTCGATTGTTACTTGTTATGATCAAATTTTCTATTTGCTTTTTTCTAGATTTTGTAAGAAAGATTTCAAGCAGTTTAAGCCTTAGGGATACAAGGAGTAAAGAGAGTTCTATGATTCAAGAGAGAAGGACCAAGCAAGGAGCTAGGATCAAGGAATCTGTTTCCGCGCATTGGTCCATATGTGTATGGGCAACTAGGACTCTATAATAAAACAACGGGTTGTCTTTTAATTTTGCTATCAATACAACCAAAGGCAATatactttttctatttttttcactGATTTGATTGACTTGAGAAATATTAACTGTTACGATAGTTCATTAGTTGGAACttccttttaatttttgttatggTAATTTTATACACTGAGCTAAGTAAAAAAAATTTGGTGTACCGCATCACCACGTCCCATGCATATTCTTGGGGATATTTGACATAAATAACTCTTTAATGCTCCTATTAAGTAGTTGTTTGCATCTTACTTTTCTTTTAAATACTCTTTTTATATGAGTTATTTGTTAGTAGTTCTTTTCGAATTTCAAGATAATGAATTCTTACTTGCAAGTATTCACTCTTTATTCCCTTGCGATTTAGGATGAACGAACTATTCTAAGCTGTTGTTTATTAATAATGGCCGCTTCCTTTATTTACATGGTAGGTAGATGACAAAAAATTCACAATAAGatagtaaataatttttttagCTTTATCTTCAACAATATTGAAGAAGAAAAGGCCCAATGTGGACCTAGAATGTGCGTGCATGCCCTGCAGGCATAGAATTTCCTTTTGGCTGATCTATGTTACTTTTTTCTAGGGTATAAAAGTTTAGGACTTTGTACGAAGgaacataaactaaaattttcaTTAATTCAAGTGCCAAAAATATCCAATTATTTTGCACTCATCTATGTAGTAGAACTCATCTTTTAGGATTTAGATAAATTTGTTGGTAGAATAAATGATACTCTTATTTTGCTCCTTAATCTTTTTTAAAATAATACCACTTGGTTAGTTAATCCCTTCATCAACCTAACTGTTTGTTGGTGGATTTCCTATTGGATATGAAAATAGAACTATAAAACTAAATAAATTTAGAACAAGGAGGAGTTCAATACTTATAGATGATCACAATTTTACATTCTTTATAAAAAACTCTTTAATAGGGATCATTAATTTAAATGTGTGGTGCTATAAGATAACGAGACTTATTATCTTTGTGAGATGAACTCTTTTATATGTGTTTTTACGTTCTATCTAAAGTTTAAATATAACTACCAAGTAAGTCTTTATGACCTAATATGTTTTCTTATAAAATTGTAGAATTTATaacaaaaatacttttaaaaaattatgaaacaaaagaaaaaaaaatgaccctaagtttttatttttgatgttaggtttttcttttttcatatcaATGTACATTCTATTTGTTGTAGGTTGGGCAACAAGAATTTCTGTCAGAGCTACCAAAGGTATGAACAGAAACATACACCAAGAAGCTCATCAATAATTATAAATATGATATACTAACTAATAAACTAGCTTATTTGCAGGTTCATAAAATATTAAGTATTTGAACCAACCATTGCATCCATATATATAATTACAGTCATTGAACTAAATGAATATAGTATTGCATATGTTGACATCAATTGCTATTTtacttaatttatttttttcagaTACAATATATTTTAATTGTTTGACGAGGCATATACGTGCATTAAAACTAACTACGTATTTTTAAATGTGCAAAATTTTGTTTAAAAATTAATGTGCGAATTCACATAAAAAACTAATACACGTGTCAGATACAGGGAGTAGGTTCACCGGCTCTCAACGGAGTTAACATAAACCCGAGTTTATTAAAGCGGGTCAATGACCAACTACTTGTATTCCCTTTTGCTTCACCGAACCGCTCCCCTCTCGATTTCACGCTTTCTTCTTTCTAGGGTTTTTGCTAGGTTTTAAAAAAATCCCAAATTTGATTTTCTTCAGTCCGAGTTGAGCTGAAGCTCTTTCTGGCTACAAAACCCTATACTTTATTACGGGTAAGCCCTCAAAATTTGTACAATTTGATTCACACATCTCGTTTTGATTCAGTTCTTTGTGCACTGTGTTTAAACCTTCTTCATACCGTTAAAGATGCAAGATTGAAGACGGGGTTCTACTGAAAAAAGTGAAAAACTTACATTTCTTGAAACTTTTGGGGGAATTATATTTTTGAGAAATTGAGGGACTAGGGGTTTTGTATCTGTTAAAAATTGAAGATTGCTGAAAAATGCATTTCTAGAAATTTTGGGGAAATTGTGATATTTTAGGGAATTTTGAGTTCTGAGTTATGTGAAAGAGACTAGGGTATTGTATACTGTTTGAATCTTCTTTTTACTGTTAAAGATTGAAGGGAGTTCTACTGAAACATACATCTTCGGGAAGTGTTGGGGCAGTGGTGATATATTTGGGAAATTTGAGTTCTGAGTTATGCGAGAGAGACTAGGTTTTATATCCTGTTCGAAACCTTATTATACTGTTAAAGATTGAAGACTGAAGGTGTTTTCTACTGAAGAGTACATTTCTGGAATGTATTTGGGAAGTGGTGatattttgggaattttgagtTCTGAGTTATGTGAGAGAGTCTTGGATTTTGTATACTGTCTGTAGCTTCTTTATACTGTTAGAAGATCGAAGATTGAAGGTGGGTTTCTGCTGAAAAATACATTTCTAGAAGATTTTGGGAACTTGGTGATAATTTTGGAAAGTTGAGTTCGAGTTAAGTGATATGAGGTTTTGAATATGAACGATGGAGGCGGGGAGAATGTGGAAGACAGTGGCAAAAAGAATAATTCAGGGGTCAATGCATTTTCCCAGGCTATTGCTAGAATTGCCATTGCACAGATATGTGAGAGTGTAGGGTTTCAGGGTTTTCAGCATTCTGCATTGGATGCGCTCTCAGATGTGGCGGTCCGGTACGTTCGAGAAGTAGGGAAAACAGCTGATTTGTATGCGAATTTAGCTGGCAGGAGTCAGGGAAATGTGTTTGATGTGATTCAAGGGTTGGAAGATTTGGGTTCCGTCCAGGGTTTTTCTGGTGCTTCAGATGTCAATCGCTGCCTTTTTAGTTCCGGGACAATCAGAGAACTAATTAGACATGTTAATGAGGCTGAGGAGAACCCCTTTGCTTATTCTATTCCCGGTTTTCCAGTTGTCAAGGATGTGAAACGAAACCCTAGCTTTGTACAAGCTGGAGAAAGCCCCCCAGAGCACGTGCCTTCTTGGTTACCAGTGTTCCCAGACTCAGAAAGCTACTCAAATTTGAATTCAGCAGAGAAGAAAGACAGTGATTGTAGAAACAGTAAGGTTGAGATAGTTGAAGAGCTGAGAAATGCGGACAAGCCTTTGGTGCCAAGGAGTGGCTTAGGAGATTCTGTAGCTATTAGTCAGGAAAATCCTTCCAAGGCTAAAAGAGTAATCCAATGTAATCCGTTTCTTGCCCCACCTCTGCACTTCGGGGAGAAGGAAGTGTCTCAAGTTTCTGTTCCTGTTAGACTTTCCGATGAGGCCTCAGTTCAGCCTCAAAATCATGCAGCAATGGAGAACCAAGCTTGTATGTTAGAGACATTTGCACCAGCCAATGAAGCAGTCAAGACTGCACCAGTGGACCTTGAAGATGGCGGGAATAAGATTCTATTAAACACCAAATCCCCTGTACAATTTAGATTGAGAAGGAGCGGAAAACCATTAGGTAAGGCAGTTGGTCTTCTGGATAAGGACCATGAGGACTTTGCATCTCCTCTTTGTGCTGAAAATGGAAAAGATGATAAGAAGAGGAGGGCGGAGCAGATTCTTAAAGAATCTGAATCCGATATGCAGGATTTGCCTCACTTGTAAATTAGGAATCATTACTTAGAACTTGTATACTAGTTTAGCAAACTGGTGGCAGTTGCTGGTTCCTAGATTATCAAAGTTAGGGGCCTAGAATTGTCTGTGCATGGATCATACAGACTGCTAGAGTGGTAATTTTCACACTTTTTTGAGGTATGTAGTGTCAGTAATATTTTGCACTTTTGTAGCACTATTgaagttttcatttttcttttctggtGTGGTCTTGTTGCCGTTCAACAGTCTATTGTGTGTTAAATGGCCATTAAATCACCCCCCCCCCTGCCTCACTTCTGGTGCACTATATTTTTTTTCCCTTGCTGTGTCCTCCTTGGGAAAAAAATTTTCCACTTACAGTTTGCAATACAAATCTGGATCTccaaactaaaagaaaaagatGAAATACTCAGATGGGagaggaaaaataaaatataatagaaAGGCTTGCTTATTTCAAAATTTCTGCAGCATTTTAGGCGTGTtcttcggaaacagcctctctaggggtaaggtctgcgtacgctttaccctccccagaccccacttgtgggatttcactgggtttgTCAGATgggagaggaaaaagaaaatataatagAAAGGCTTGCTTATTTCAAAATTTCTGCAGCATTTTAGGCGTGTTTCCGCTCTACCttcattaggtaggggtaaggtctgcgtacactttaCCCTCCCCAACCGcacttgtgggatttcactgggcttgttgttgttgttgttgtattttagGCGTGTTCTTCCTTTTTTGGGGAATTGCAGGCTGTTGCATATAGTAAGATAAATTGTGTAATTGGCGTTGATCCCTGATTGTGTACAGCTATCTAGAAGACCAAATAAGTTTGAACTTTGTGAATTATGTTGCCAGTGGGCAATTAAAAGTCTTGGAATATAATATCATCTTTATTCCTCTGGCTATTCTGATTTGTAGGTTTTATTGCATAGTTTGATGCTGGTGTTTCACTTGATGTACATGTTATGTGCAGATCAAAGTACTTCTTTCTTCCCTCCCTTCTGTCAATGAGCTGTAACAGTGACTACAGTACACTTATAAACAAGACAACATTATGTAAGCAACAATTAAACGTGATAAACTTTTCGGACATAGTACTTGCTATTGTTGTTTAACATTGCACACTTGTTGTACAAGTTTAAATTAATACAATATGTGTGCAATGTTAAACAAGAATATGTTAAACACTGATAGGTGTCATGGAATCCTTGTAAGAAGAACAAGGATGTAATTGCTCTCCTTAGTAGAATTGGATTTCAGCGCAAGCTTTGTGCTGTTTATATGTAATATTTGTTACCATTCTCAAAAAAAGCATATTATATTAGTTAAACAGATGTTTACTCTCTTTCACTCAATAGGTGCCAAGCACTTGTCTTTGAGTAGGCTCTTTTAAATTATTTGGCAATTGTGTAAAGTTTTTGGTTTAAATTAAGGATTTGATACCTCTAATATAAGACTTTGTAAGTGAGATATGAAGTTGAAACTTTTGCTTTGTATGATGAGAAGCATTATGCATGTGGCTTACTGCTTACATGGCACCTCTGCCTTTTCTCACGTTACCTTATTCCCTTTATACTTTGGTGGATTGTCATAAACCATCTGTCTTCTCTCGTGCGTGCAATAATGTCTGCGAAGTTTTGTTGGCCACTCACAGTTATTTCTATGTAAAGAGAGGATGGAGAGAGAGAGATGATGTATTGCAACTGTATACAAGTCTCGATTGCTCATTCGTGTTATAAGATCGGTTATGCATCTAATGTCACTGAGCCATCTTGGTTTGAAGTCCACTATACCGTATGGCCTACTTTATGTTTTTGCCTTTGACCCAACAAATGATGTCTTTGTGTTTAGTTGTTTACTATTGCCAGTAATGCCTATAGTTTTATTTTTTCTGTCGTCTGAAATTTCTTCCACATTTCTGTCCCCTTGATTGGCATCTTTTGTACACAAAGTTAGGGATTGTAGGTTGCAAATGACCTGGGGATGAGGTTTTCCTCTCTGTTTAACGTCGTATGTTGACTGTTGAACTGCAGAGGTAGGTAGATCAAGCACCTTTAGGACTTGGAAAAGAAAAGGTTATCCTCCACATAAAAGACCTGACCTATTTAACCTTTTCTGGTTCTGGCTATTTATTCAAGGAACACTGTTTTCTAGAGATGTTGATGGGAATAGCACACTCATTATTGAGACCTCACTCATAGTCGGACTCAGCTGTTTATTGTGGTGCTAATCGAACGTGTTTGTTTTCTTAAATGTAAGACCTGTCTGTGTTTGCTGGCCTCTCTCCATTGACTTGCTGGCTTTTCCGGCTGATTGTATCCTGGTTAAAATTTTGAAGACCTTCTACTTAGAGGTGTGTTTATCTATTTTGGAACTCTCAAATGTGGGGACTTACCAAAGCATGAATGATTTGTATCTCATGTTTAGCTTCCCAGCGCATGTGCCTGCTTGGTTGGTTACCCATGTACTAAGAGAGCTACTCAAATTTGAATTCAGCAGAGAAGAAAGACAGCGATAGTAGAAACAGTAAGAGACCTAATTGACCCTTTCTGGTTCTGGTTATATATCCAAGGGCCAACTTTTTCTCGGAGACTTTGATGGGGATGCCACATTCCTTATAGAGGCCTCACTGATAATCGGATTCAGCTATCTTTTCTGGTGCTGATTGAACTTGTTTTCTTAAATGTGAAACCTTTCTGTGTTGGCTGGCCTCTCTCCACTTGCCAGTTTTCTCCTGCTGATTGGTTTCCTAGTTCAGGATTTTACAACAACAACatgcccagtataatcccacaagtagggtctTGAGGGGTTAGTGCGTACGCAGCCTTATCCCTACCTTCGCAAGCAAAGTTCCTAGTTCAAAATTTTGTGCTTATAAAATGTGAAATCCTTCTGCTTTGAGTTTCATTTATCTATTTTGAAACTCTCAAATGATGGGGGCCTGTCTCAAACTGTCCCAAGAGTTGCTAGTATTTTACTTAGGGTTATATGCTTCAAATTCTGGAGATTGTAGATGATACACTGGCAAGCATTTGAAATAATCCATATAACATCTTTTGGATctatattttcaagaaaaaaatgATTGTTTTCGTGGGAGATTAAAGCTGTCATGCATCAAGATATGTTAGCACTAAAAGGTAACTTCAACAAGAGGCCCAGCGAGTTTGGGCTAACTCTATGACGTCAGCGCGTGATTCTGCTCGAGAGTGTGAGTGGGAATAACTGTGTCCAAGTGTTCCTAGAATTTTATTTTGCGGTATGTTTCAAATCCTTTAGCTTTTCGGTGAAACATAGTCAAGCATTTGAAATAAATCCAAAATAACGGCTcttgggtttatattttgaaatccAACACAAGTATATCCCAACGGGTACAAAAATTGGGATTGTGTATTTGAAATTACTATAGAGCCAACTTCCTCCATCTCAGCATgcccttaattttttttttttgatagcTGTAGTGTACCTCGATTAATTCCACGGGGTACTTGTTACTAAACATGCCCTTACATTATTGGACAGTTTTAGAGATGTTGGGATCCTTACTCAAGCTAATTTACGTATTATGTTTCTGCATCCTTACTCAAGCTTGAATTATTATGTTTTTGCATATGCTAAATCTGAGCCAGTGTGAAGTAGCGCTACTCATCCAAAATCATGGCGGAtgttctgttgttttcttttaccctaagttgctcggactcttCAGTTTCGATGCTGCACCCGTGTCGGCATGACGTGGGTGTGGGTGTGAGATCCGTACCCGATCTGCTCAACcaattttgggtactttgaccaaAATCGACGGAGAAATTCATGACAGATACAATTATTTCTCAAACAGAACAAAAGCTAgggtgaaattgaagaaaatacaaTACCTTGTATATAGAAATTTCTATGCCAGTCCTTTTGCTTTTATCTCCTTATCAAATTCTCCTCTTGATCAAATATTCTCTTTCTCGGAATACCTTGTAAATTTTCCACATAATGTCTCACAATTTAGAAattttttgaactcttttttAGATATTTGAATTATCTTTAGCCGAATTGCCGCATCCGTATCTGTATCTGGATCCATGCCCCGGAATCTTTATAGTTAGATCATGAAGGATTTGACATCTAGATCCGCAATCATATCCGACACACCTAAGTCCGAGCAACTTAGCTTTTACCTAACTGAATTAATTGATTAATATTTTGATTGGTTacttttgaaaagttaaaagGGATAATCGGACTGTGAAAGGGAAAAACCAGGTCTGAACCGAACACTGTTAGGATGTCTGTAACCCCAGTATAGTATCCTTTACATTCAATACAGTTCATGCCTCAAATATTTCCTCGTACATAACCTGATAAGGATGCACATGATCTTATGAAGAGTAAGAAAAAAAGCACGGAAGCTTGAGAATTTACTTAGTATATAGTTATCTACAATGCTGTCTTGGTGTTTTATGCTGTTCGGTAGTCTCATCACTAATGATTTCTCTAATCAGGTCTTTAAATATTAAGCGCTCAACATCCAATACCAACAGTGGGATCTCATTGTGATGATTTGTCCAATCTTCTGATTGATGCATCATATCTTTATTTAGAATGCTGATCAATTCATCATCTTTAGAATCCATGCTAACGTCTCTTTTAGAATTGAAATGGTCTATCTCCGACTTCAGTTCTTTCAGAAGCTGCGTCGCATTCCAACACTTATTCTGCATTATATTGTTATCTGAACCTAGTTTGCGGACAAGAATCTCATTGACGGTGTCAAATGTGATCTTCCTTCTTGTCTTATGATCAAATTTTATCTGAGCAATCTCTTCACTGTGTTTTTCAGTTGCTAGCAAACTGCTTTCCTCAGTCTGCTCTACGATGTCGAACAATTTTGGGTTGATCAAATGGCTGGGTGAGTGAAGCTGAATGGTTGTGGACATGGAGGCCACATCTTTTAGAAGGCCAGATGCCAGTAGTATCTTGGTAATGTATCTGTGGTCTGGATTGTGGTTCTGGCATAAGGATGCAAGTTGATCCATGTTTGCTTCGTGGATGGTGGAGTTTGGTGTTCTGAGCTCATGAACCAAGTCATCCTTGCTTTCTAATATCTTATGGTTGGACTCGATGTCAAGGTCAAGTCTGGTCCTGTAAGGTGAATGATCTAGGTCATCTGGACACCAAACATCAGGACCTGCAAACCCATCATCTGTTAAGGTGGAAATGGACAGAGAAGATTATTAGTAGTCAAGTCATGCTTCAACACCAAATTCAATTCTAGCTAAACACTTTCTGCAGGTGACGTTCTTCCATCTGtttattttcttaataataataaatatttctTGCCctgttttcttttaaattttctgATAATATGAATAAGGGAATCTAAACATGTTCAAGTGTAATCATAGGGACTTTTTCTCGTCCAAGTTATGTGCCTCAGTCACATAAGTGGCCTCCAATTTGTGGTTAAGATTATTAGTATTCTATGTGGTATTGATTATCTCTTGGCATGTGAACATATGCATAACTCTTTTAGGTGCTATTTTCTAAGTTTAGTTTAATAAGCCCTAATAAAATGATGACGGTCACCAAGAATTACATAATGATGTTCTTTCAAGTAAAGGTGGAGCCGAGACATGCAGTTTAGAGAAAGAAATAGAACGAAACAAGCCTTACTTTCCAGAGTGCAGTATCCAAGTTGTCATCTTTGAACTAAGCCATTTTCTTATaatttccttttccttttgtttcAAGTGATGTATTGAACTCTGCTATTGTGCTTTATGTTCCTCCATATAGTG
This genomic stretch from Nicotiana sylvestris chromosome 9, ASM39365v2, whole genome shotgun sequence harbors:
- the LOC104220256 gene encoding transcription initiation factor TFIID subunit 8-like encodes the protein MNDGGGENVEDSGKKNNSGVNAFSQAIARIAIAQICESVGFQGFQHSALDALSDVAVRYVREVGKTADLYANLAGRSQGNVFDVIQGLEDLGSVQGFSGASDVNRCLFSSGTIRELIRHVNEAEENPFAYSIPGFPVVKDVKRNPSFVQAGESPPEHVPSWLPVFPDSESYSNLNSAEKKDSDCRNSKVEIVEELRNADKPLVPRSGLGDSVAISQENPSKAKRVIQCNPFLAPPLHFGEKEVSQVSVPVRLSDEASVQPQNHAAMENQACMLETFAPANEAVKTAPVDLEDGGNKILLNTKSPVQFRLRRSGKPLGKAVGLLDKDHEDFASPLCAENGKDDKKRRAEQILKESESDMQDLPHL